A genomic window from Lotus japonicus ecotype B-129 chromosome 1, LjGifu_v1.2 includes:
- the LOC130713406 gene encoding uncharacterized protein LOC130713406, whose protein sequence is MTEDHKARSEECRRRDAQRDKRRARSRSAESKLRRRGRKGDQQERPATLLEAKEPSAPHRERARIPGLGRGERKDNEGSGRRAQGRRNGHPRELGQKCLSMAGAEKKKSKAVGGGSKPKMSKDAPKRKKIDREKWPHLEGERVHLDDWCREILGIESCYANEDEGHFRRQYYLSEKQIGPGHDVFAPGGMADIDRTLLDALRVEDGQSTDEEAEQETDAAQGEEGHAENQPQPDLEDGGGAVVGGTSDPVQGKGRSGSEEEDTRGPASKKRRVDDPQDHADGEVQGSEPERAVPVTVIDELVLTESDQKYLGDREPAGLLNYVLRASLKTTSAVRYLQLSTLPELEELREKTDKDDQLISSMNKELEEGCSAIEELNKLLDNLKLENEQLKKKVQDGDAVREDLEGRLKSAEGKAETGATRLKEVEAALLKEREQSSAVKKEFEARIASLEADKKKLTATVSKINKASFNNAVSQLTVVNPGLETGPVRYRKVVSEGRIGTVDSNGKFTPTFPEENAP, encoded by the exons ATGACAGAGGATCACAAAGCGCGGAGTGAAGAATGTCGGCGAAGGGATGCACAGAGAGACAAGAGGCGAGCACGATCCAGGTCAGCTGAATCAAAGCTTCGCCGCCGTGGCAGGAAGGGAGACCAGCAAGAGCGGCCCGCCACTTTATTGGAAGCTAAAGAACCTAGCGCCCCTCACCGCGAAAGAGCAAGGATACCAGGTCTCGGAAGGGGCGAAAGGAAAGACAACGAAGGGAGTGGCCGCCGCGCACAAGGGCGGCGCAACGGCCACCCAAGAGAGCTAGGGCAAAAGT GTTTAAGTATGGCCGGAGCCGAAAAGAAAAAGAGCAAAGCGGTCGGGGGAGGTTCCAAGCCGAAGATGAGCAAAGATGCTCCGAAACGGAAAAAGATCGACCGAGAAAAGTGGCCTCATTTGGAGGGTGAACGAGTGCATTTAGACGATTGGTGTCGGGAAATACTGGGGATCGAGTCCTGTTACGCTAATGAGGACGAGGGGCACTTCCGGCGACAGTATTATCTGTCCGAGAAGCAGATCGGTCCAGGGCATGACGTTTTCGCGCCTG GTGGCATGGCGGACATTGACAGGACCTTGTTGGACGCGCTCCGAGTTGAAGACGGGCAGTCCACGGATGAGGAGGCGGAACAAGAGACTGATGCTGCCCAGGGGGAAGAGGGGCATGCTGAAAATCAGCCCCAGCCCGACCTGGAAGATGGGGGAGGGGCCGTAGTTGGGGGGACCTCCGATCCCGTCCAGGGGAAAGGACGGTCGGGTTCCGAGGAAGAGGATACTCGGGGTCCGGCCTCGAAGAAGCGCCGAGTGGATGACCCTCAAGATCATGCTGATGGTGAAGTGCAGGGCTCTGAGCCGGAGCGGGCAGTGCCCGTCACCGTG ATCGACGAGCTCGTGCTGACGGAGAGTGATCAAAAGTACTTGGGTGATCGGGAGCCTGCTGGGCTCCTTAATTATGTTCTCCGGGCCTCGCTCAAGACGACATCTGCTGTCAGGTATCTCCAGTTGTCGACCCTTCCTGAACTGGAGGAGCTCAGGGAGAAAACCGATAAGGACGACCAGCTAATATCCTCCATGAACAAGGAGTTGGAAGAGGGGTGCTCTGCTATCGAAGAGCTAAACAAATTGCTGGACAACCTGAAGCTCGAGAATGAGCAGCTGAAGAAGAAGGTTCAGGACGGCGATGCGGTTCGTGAAGATCTGGAGGGGCGGCTGAAGTCTGCGGAGGGGAAGGCTGAGACCGGCGCAACTCGTTTGAAGGAGGTAGAGGCTGCTTTGTTGAAGGAACGAGAACAGAGTTCGGCCGTAAAGAAAGAGTTTGAGGCCAGGATCGCCTCTCTGGAGGCTGACAAGAAAAAGCTGACGGCCACCGTGTCCAAGATTAACAAGGCTTCTTTCAACAATGCGGTGAGCCAGCTTACAGTTGTCAACCCGGGTTTGGAGACCGGTCCGGTCAGGTATCGAAAGGTGGTCTCCGAAGGCCGGATCGGGACCGTGGATTCCAATGGGAAATTTACCCCAACCTTCCCGGAGGAGAATGCACCCTGA
- the LOC130733337 gene encoding ankyrin repeat-containing protein ITN1-like codes for MQRELEWYRKMKKRVPPELTTMRNKDGKTPRDMFYANHRKLSNEVKDTAKAVANSGMVVAALVVTVAFAAALTTPGDKNNAWFAVFIMANTIAFFTSALSIVAFLSIFTSSRFEESDFIFSLYPNLIIGKKLLYISVVTMIIAFAAASFLIFGHIYKWVAYVVTSFGLLTIIFVLELQLSLFSRYIKPCLWYIIVGTIQLAHRISNFLPHLPVSGSESSD; via the exons ATGCAAAGAGAGCTGGAGTGGTATAGG aaaatgaagaagagaGTTCCTCCTGAGCTAACGACAATGAGAAACAAAGATGGCAAGACACCAAGGGATATGTTTTATGCAAATCATAGGAAGTTATCTAACGAAGTTAAAGACACAGCGAAAGCAGTAGCCAATTCTGGTATGGTTGTGGCAGCACTTGTTGTTACCGTCGCATTTGCTGCAGCTCTCACTACTCCAGGTGACAAGAACAACGCTTGGTTTGCTGTATTCATCATGGCAAATACAATTGCATTCTTCACATCTGCTTTATCTATCGTCGCTTTCTTGTCAATTTTCACTTCATCGAGATTCGAAGAAAGTGATTTCATCTTCTCACTATATCCAAACTTGATTATTGGGAAAAAGCTGCTGTATATCTCCGTTGTCACTATGATCATAGCTTTTGCTGCAGCTTCCTTCTTGATATTTGGTCATATATACAAGTGGGTTGCATATGTAGTGACTTCGTTCGGGCTTCTCACAATAATTTTTGTTCTTGAGCTTCAACTTAGCCTTTTCTCAAGATATATAAAACCATGTCTATGGTACATCATCGTCGGTACGATTCAGCTGGCACATAGAATTAGTAATTTTCTGCCACATTTACCCGTGTCTGGATCTGAATCGTCAGATTAA